In Drosophila busckii strain San Diego stock center, stock number 13000-0081.31 chromosome 3R, ASM1175060v1, whole genome shotgun sequence, the sequence CAATCGGCTAGATATAGTGTGGCGGACTTAATCCACCGACGACGGAAGGATTGATTGTTCAGCGACTCGAAGAGCTTGTCATAGTCCACTTTGCCATCGCGTCCCTTGAATccctattaaaaatattaacaaatatataagaatAGTTTAAGTAAGgcgtttttgtttaattcaattttcgcTTATATCAACTTACCTTCATGATCTTGTTAACACCTGATTTTTCATAGAGTGCATCAGCCAGCTCCGAGTTGGAGAAATGATCCCACAGCACATGAATGTGCTCCAAGAAGGGCGGCAACACCCAGGCATGACTCTTGTGGCGCTCCTGTGTGTGCTGACCCTCGGGACCAGCAAAAGAACTAACAGCCTGCATTATCAATGGCAACAGATTCATGAACCCATTCTCCGTTTCTGGCTCCTGCTCTGTGGCGCGCTTTTGTTGATGATGCGTAGTCGTTGCAGTTTTCTCACCGCCTCCCTGTGTGTTCATAAAAGCCGAGGCCACCTGCAAAATGGTGTCCAAGCCAATGCCAGAGCCGCTGCCGCCGGAGTTGCTGCGCTTCTGCGCGCCATCAGACTCATCATCATCGCTTTGAGTAAACATCTCCAGCACATTGCCTATGATGGATGGATCAaagccaccaccgccgccgccgccagcagcattGCCGCCACGCGCATTGTTGGCCAACAGACTGCCCAAGCCAGACAAGATTTGCATGGCGCCACCGCCAGCTGCGCCGCCAGATTTGCCATTAGCCTGCATAAAGCTCCCCACAAGAGAGGCCACGCCCGCTAGGCCAGCGCCtgcgccaccgccaccaccgGCTGCACCACCGCCATTCTGATTGGACAGCGCTTCCTGAATGAACATGGAAGCCATATCCAGCAGCGGGTTCGACTCATCCTCGCTAGCCAAATGGCCATAGGGCTGCGCGCAGAGTAGCGCCAGCACTAAAAACGCTCGTTTAACATACATTGTGtctactattttttttttttttgttttttttgttggcaggAACTTTCACAATCACACACTTGAGATActtttgtgctgttgttgggcTCAATTAAACaacgcagcggcggcgacaacaacaacaacgcgaaCGACGCTTCACTGCGCACACGTCGCTGGAATTGCAATCAAAAAATGACTAAAGgccgctctgctgctgctgctcttcttcttcttcaacaacaatttctttattgccgtttgtgtgtatatttatttctatttgttaACAGCGTTCACAGCTAAGCACAGCCAGCACCAACGAAAACTTTCTTTCTACTGCGGCACTGAGTCAGTTTGTAACACTTCTTAAGCCGCCTGTCTGGGCCAAGCGTAAGATCTGCAAGtgcacgctctctctctatctctctttttttttctgacaCAGCGACAGCTGTGATTCGAGCTGGTTACTCTCTCAATTTACCCACTCTTTCGCTGGTTATTCTTTACGCCTGCGCTTTACGTCCACGTCAGTTTGctgctgacacacacacacactcacacacacaccaatacccAGAGCCATGTTCTCGAGTGTTGTTTGGATTAaactttgtttatgctttacCCACTTTCTTTTCACACACAAGCTGTAGCTCTGCTCTTTTCAAGTTGGTAATGTAGCTTTGTTTTGGCTCACTCTAGCAGCTCGCTATGTAAACTGCTATTAAAGTTAGTACAAACGTATATACTATGTAAATATTATGTATTGATTGCTGTATATACAAACATTACACTGTAATCTTACAAAGTTTTGAATgaagctaacacacacacaaatatgcaaatacgCTTCTGTGTGTGCATGAGAATCAGTGCTGCTGAACGTAAATAGAAACTCTAGTTACTCATGCTTgctaaactttattaaatcatacacttattcatttattatgaAGACTGGTATAAAGTGTG encodes:
- the LOC108601922 gene encoding uncharacterized protein LOC108601922 — its product is MYVKRAFLVLALLCAQPYGHLASEDESNPLLDMASMFIQEALSNQNGGGAAGGGGGAGAGLAGVASLVGSFMQANGKSGGAAGGGAMQILSGLGSLLANNARGGNAAGGGGGGGFDPSIIGNVLEMFTQSDDDESDGAQKRSNSGGSGSGIGLDTILQVASAFMNTQGGGEKTATTTHHQQKRATEQEPETENGFMNLLPLIMQAVSSFAGPEGQHTQERHKSHAWVLPPFLEHIHVLWDHFSNSELADALYEKSGVNKIMKGFKGRDGKVDYDKLFESLNNQSFRRRWIKSATLYLADWASYFANPENYLRYFQTAQIMFNGLLKSQGYPRQTHFDPARPSETISNLLDHVAKHHLNVKIDSRQYVKPAVGYAKELLKLGQARGLLQFNATEISDRLTDTLNLEVIEPVLKVHRAYRYISKTPQCDRYVLCQLNAAALEQQEQQQQQQQSIQRNSATSAGGLMAGVSPKIVKIGSMGAAIFISTETGTPFWTLFGVINAPYNCETKFPVDCNGFHEGEAKVTTEYIHNEL